TTTAATAAGAGCAAAGCCTTCATGAGATACAAACATTAGGCACGCTTAAAATGTTATGTCACTATGAACTACTACACTATGAACACACGTAGAAAAGAAATGAAGCATTCATTAATCTCAGACCTGTTAACTTTTTACCCTCCCcatactttttgttttgtatctcTTTCAGGGCTTTCAGTACATTTTGTGGTTTTCAGCAGGATGTCAGGGTGGTTGCACTTTTACAATAAAGTCTCTTAAGCCAAAGGCCACTTAAAGCCGCTTGACacaaatttgtgatattgggttataaaaataaaattggcTTGACTTATGTAAAGCACTGTTCTCATCAGGTCATATGTATATGATTATATGGACcctataaaatgaaatacctgcTAATTAAAAGTTAAACTTGTCCAACTTTAGTTATTCAAGTAGAttgacctgtttttttttttcctgctgccACCGCTGTACAGTGCACGTTGCTCATAACATCAAACATATTAGAAAAAAACACTACTTGGTCTTTGTTAGCTGTTTTTTGATAGGATGTGAAGAACATTTATCTTTTactatttttaaatataatgcCAAAATGTGGAgctgttatttttttcattagGGTTAGGCCCCATATATCTCTCATACCATGTCAacctttcttttaaaaaaaaaaataaaaaaaacgtgcCACTATAAGTTGCAAGGTTATGCAAGGTTTCCTAAACAGGACATGGAGTACAGAGTCACTTCAGGTTAGCCAATCAAATGCAGTCTCGTCTCTAAAGAGTGGAGAAAGAATCAACATTCTTTTCATTTCACACAGCAAATTGAGCACAATGACATCTCCAGTGTTTGCTCTCTTTCTCACATGTCAGTTCTTGGCTAAAATGGGTAAGTTGCATTTGTGTAACTCAAACTTGTATCTTTAAGAGTATGATCACTGCTTATACAAATGTTTCCAATATTTTCTAATCCCCTGATTAAGCTGAATTCTGtcacattaaattaaatatgcatttgttttttttgtttttttttcatttcagctCAGGCGACTGATCTGAAATTGTCCTCATCTGTCCGCCAAGAGAGACATTTCGTATCAGTCAAAGCTGGGGAAAACTTGACTTTGCAATGTTTCTTCGAAGGTGCTGTTGCTGCAAGGCTTTACTGGTATAAGCAAACTCTGGGACAGAAACATAGGCTCATCTCTACTTTCTATATGTATgacaaaaaagttcatttttacaATGAATTCAAGAACAATTCACGTTTAACACTGAGTACTGAAAATGGTCAAAATCACCTGACAATCACAGACGTGCGCTTTTCAGACTCGGCTAATTACTACTGCATGAGTTGCTATCTATACACGTTAGAAATTTCGGCGAGCATTTTAGTCAATGTAGAAGGTTCAGGTTTGAACGTCCCAGCTACGGTCCATCAGTCAGCATCTGAGAGCATCCAGCCAGGAGGCTCTGTGACTCTGAACTGTACAGTACACACTGGGACCTGTGATGGAGAACACAGTGTTTACTGGTTCAAGAACTCGGAAGAATCTCAGCCAGGACACATTTACACCCATGGAGACAGGAATGATCAGTGTGAGAGGAAacccaacacacaaacacacacctgtgtcTACAAGCTGCCGATGAAGAGTCTGAATCTTTCTCATGCTGGGACTTACTACTGTGCTGTTGCCTCATGTGGACGCATTCTGTTTGGAAATGGGACCAAGCTGGAGTTTGAAAGTAAGTAACTTTTCTAGCCGAGGTTGTTGCTTCTCATAGGTACTCAttagtagggctgggacgatgtGCCTTTGTCCCGATTCAATTctttctgttttgctggaaccggatatgatgtagtcgccgttgGCGGTACCATATGAATAGAAAATAATAAGATCAATCATTGGTAGAAAAACTTGATTCTAGGAAAAATAATGAATTTTAAAAAtcgtcacaaaaaaaaaaaaaaaaagaaaatcacgaTACATGTTTTTTACCATGCGTACTCATGAGGACTTTCTAAATACATTTAGGATTAGAACAGAAAACCTGCTGAAAGATCTGTTTCTGATGTCCGTCTCTCTAAAGATGAGGAGGACTCTCCTGTCTTGGTGTATTTCTTGAGTGGAACTTCGACATTCACCACCATCCTTAGTGTTTTACTGGCTCTCACAGTGTGCATGATGAACAAGGGAAACAGCCGCCGATCTAAAGGTAACTGCTAGTTTGTATGACTTGTAATCACAGAATTTGGCTTTTAAATAAGAGACTTTTTCTGTTACACAACCAGAGTCTCAAGCCGGATGTCCAGCTCCACCCACAGCGAAAGCAAAGGTGATTAAAAAACTATAAATGAACTGCTAAACTACcgttaaaacacatttttattgcaCAATGCATaattttttgcatgttttaattTCTGTCAAAGACAAAATAATGATCGTCTGATACATATTTTGTTACCAGGGTTACCAACACGCTGAAAACCTTTATTATGCTGCTTTAAGTGCCGACCTGTCCAACAGATCAAGAGGACAGAGGGATCCCACCTGGAGTGAATGTGTGTACTACAGCGT
This Sander lucioperca isolate FBNREF2018 chromosome 9, SLUC_FBN_1.2, whole genome shotgun sequence DNA region includes the following protein-coding sequences:
- the LOC116042264 gene encoding uncharacterized protein LOC116042264 isoform X1; the encoded protein is MTSPVFALFLTCQFLAKMAQATDLKLSSSVRQERHFVSVKAGENLTLQCFFEGAVAARLYWYKQTLGQKHRLISTFYMYDKKVHFYNEFKNNSRLTLSTENGQNHLTITDVRFSDSANYYCMSCYLYTLEISASILVNVEGSGLNVPATVHQSASESIQPGGSVTLNCTVHTGTCDGEHSVYWFKNSEESQPGHIYTHGDRNDQCERKPNTQTHTCVYKLPMKSLNLSHAGTYYCAVASCGRILFGNGTKLEFENEEDSPVLVYFLSGTSTFTTILSVLLALTVCMMNKGNSRRSKEPESQAGCPAPPTAKAKGYQHAENLYYAALSADLSNRSRGQRDPTWSECVYYSVKQ
- the LOC116042264 gene encoding uncharacterized protein LOC116042264 isoform X2 codes for the protein MTSPVFALFLTCQFLAKMAQATDLKLSSSVRQERHFVSVKAGENLTLQCFFEGAVAARLYWYKQTLGQKHRLISTFYMYDKKVHFYNEFKNNSRLTLSTENGQNHLTITDVRFSDSANYYCMSCYLYTLEISASILVNVEGSGLNVPATVHQSASESIQPGGSVTLNCTVHTGTCDGEHSVYWFKNSEESQPGHIYTHGDRNDQCERKPNTQTHTCVYKLPMKSLNLSHAGTYYCAVASCGRILFGNGTKLEFENEEDSPVLVYFLSGTSTFTTILSVLLALTVCMMNKGNSRRSKESQAGCPAPPTAKAKGYQHAENLYYAALSADLSNRSRGQRDPTWSECVYYSVKQ